A window from Hemicordylus capensis ecotype Gifberg chromosome 2, rHemCap1.1.pri, whole genome shotgun sequence encodes these proteins:
- the LOC128346204 gene encoding zinc finger protein RFP-like isoform X2, which produces MMFSDEAAVKLQGELSCSICLEYFSDPVSIHCGHNFCHACITKYWDLMKKKAFPCPRCRETSRKKILKPNRELKNIGEIVPMLNVKERGERMCKRHQEPLKLFCKDDQTPICVVCDKSKEHQDHMVLPMEEAAQDYKKQIQDQLQHMKQQKETLLGFRDMDAARSKESVETIIFEIQKTTSAFKHIQQLLTQQKHLLLAEWKSLQMTTVKRQEEHTSKFSEDVAHLDSLIAEAEERCQQPPTEFLQDVKSTLTRFKKRKFEGSMKTSSELEQSLDSLIRKNIAVAETLQKCEDTLSEIDRGQWESLVDSGTATSSKADRTGSALQKRSAELVLCTSLVATLTVITAFQEHLVSAITVINLQKNCTFPNNIYKILCHLK; this is translated from the exons ATGATGTTCTCAGACGAGGCAGCTGTAAAACTTCAAGGAGAACTTTCTTGCTCCATCTGCCTGGAGTATTTCAGTGATCCAGTGTCAATACACTGTGGGCATAACTTCTGCCATGCTTGCATCACCAAATACTGGGACCTAATGAAGAAAAAGGCCTTCCCTTGTCCTCGATGCAGAGAAACTAGCAGGAAGAAAATCCTTAAGCCAAACAGGGAGCTGAAGAACATTGGTGAAATAGTACCAATGCTGAATGtaaaagaaagaggagagagaatgtGCAAGAGGCACCAAGAGCCCCTGAAACTCTTTTGTAAAGATGACCAAACGCCCATCTGTGTGGTGTGTGACAAATCTAAAGAACACCAAGATCATATGGTACTTCCCATGGAGGAGGCCGCTCAGGATTACAAG AAACAAATCCAGGATCAGCTGCAGCATATGAAGCAacaaaaagaaacacttcttggATTTAGAGATATGGATGCAGCAAGGAGCAAGGAGTCTGTG GAAACAATAATATTTGAGATTCAGAAAACGACATCTGCTTTTAAGCATATCCAGCAGTTACTTACTCAACAGAAGCATTTGTTGTTGGCTGAGTGGAAATCACTGCAAATGACAACTGTGAAGAGGCAGGAAGAACACACCAGCAAGTTTTCAGAGGATGTAGCCCACCTGGACAGCCTCATTGCAGAGGCAGAAGAGAGATGCCAGCAGCCACCAACTGAGTTTTTACAA GATGTAAAAAGCACTTTGACAAG GTTCAAGAAGAGGAAATTTGAGGGATCAATGAAGACTTCTTCTGAACTGGAACAAAGCCTTGATTCTTTGATTAGAAAAAATATTGCAGTAGCCGAAACGCTGCAAAAATGTGAAG ACACTCTGTCTGAAATTGATAGAGGCCAGTGGGAATCTCTAGTGGATTCTGGAACAGCAACAAGTAGCAAAG CTGATCGGACCGGTTctgcactccagaaaaggagtgctgaactagttctgtgcacatctctagtggctACTTTGACGGTGATAACAGCTTTTCAGGAACATCTTGTCTCAGCCATCACAGTGATCAACTTACAAAAGAATTGTACTTTTCCTAACAATATTTACAAG ATACTTTGCCATTTGAAGTGA
- the LOC128346204 gene encoding zinc finger protein RFP-like isoform X1, with translation MMFSDEAAVKLQGELSCSICLEYFSDPVSIHCGHNFCHACITKYWDLMKKKAFPCPRCRETSRKKILKPNRELKNIGEIVPMLNVKERGERMCKRHQEPLKLFCKDDQTPICVVCDKSKEHQDHMVLPMEEAAQDYKKQIQDQLQHMKQQKETLLGFRDMDAARSKESVETIIFEIQKTTSAFKHIQQLLTQQKHLLLAEWKSLQMTTVKRQEEHTSKFSEDVAHLDSLIAEAEERCQQPPTEFLQDVKSTLTRFKKRKFEGSMKTSSELEQSLDSLIRKNIAVAETLQKCEDTLSEIDRGQWESLVDSGTATSSKDTLPFEVRKEESSSPAMKRKMVKVITDPHTNKFTLQDQRATVKPDHVLDSRTSSRTVSQADKRFSMGDEITCSVIHLCESAFS, from the exons ATGATGTTCTCAGACGAGGCAGCTGTAAAACTTCAAGGAGAACTTTCTTGCTCCATCTGCCTGGAGTATTTCAGTGATCCAGTGTCAATACACTGTGGGCATAACTTCTGCCATGCTTGCATCACCAAATACTGGGACCTAATGAAGAAAAAGGCCTTCCCTTGTCCTCGATGCAGAGAAACTAGCAGGAAGAAAATCCTTAAGCCAAACAGGGAGCTGAAGAACATTGGTGAAATAGTACCAATGCTGAATGtaaaagaaagaggagagagaatgtGCAAGAGGCACCAAGAGCCCCTGAAACTCTTTTGTAAAGATGACCAAACGCCCATCTGTGTGGTGTGTGACAAATCTAAAGAACACCAAGATCATATGGTACTTCCCATGGAGGAGGCCGCTCAGGATTACAAG AAACAAATCCAGGATCAGCTGCAGCATATGAAGCAacaaaaagaaacacttcttggATTTAGAGATATGGATGCAGCAAGGAGCAAGGAGTCTGTG GAAACAATAATATTTGAGATTCAGAAAACGACATCTGCTTTTAAGCATATCCAGCAGTTACTTACTCAACAGAAGCATTTGTTGTTGGCTGAGTGGAAATCACTGCAAATGACAACTGTGAAGAGGCAGGAAGAACACACCAGCAAGTTTTCAGAGGATGTAGCCCACCTGGACAGCCTCATTGCAGAGGCAGAAGAGAGATGCCAGCAGCCACCAACTGAGTTTTTACAA GATGTAAAAAGCACTTTGACAAG GTTCAAGAAGAGGAAATTTGAGGGATCAATGAAGACTTCTTCTGAACTGGAACAAAGCCTTGATTCTTTGATTAGAAAAAATATTGCAGTAGCCGAAACGCTGCAAAAATGTGAAG ACACTCTGTCTGAAATTGATAGAGGCCAGTGGGAATCTCTAGTGGATTCTGGAACAGCAACAAGTAGCAAAG ATACTTTGCCATTTGAAGTGAGGAAAGAAGAGTCCAGTTCTCCAGCTATGAAAAGAAAAATGGTTAAGGTTATTACTGATCCACATACAAATAAATTTACCCTTCAAGACCAGAGAGCAACTGTTAAACCTGACCATGTTCTGGACAGCAGAACATCCTCCCGAACTGTCTCTCAGGCTGATAAAAGGTTTTCGATGGGAGATG AAATCACCTGTAGTGTCATACACCTCTGTGAATCTGCCTTCTCCTGA
- the LOC128346204 gene encoding zinc finger protein RFP-like isoform X3, with amino-acid sequence MMFSDEAAVKLQGELSCSICLEYFSDPVSIHCGHNFCHACITKYWDLMKKKAFPCPRCRETSRKKILKPNRELKNIGEIVPMLNVKERGERMCKRHQEPLKLFCKDDQTPICVVCDKSKEHQDHMVLPMEEAAQDYKKQIQDQLQHMKQQKETLLGFRDMDAARSKESVETIIFEIQKTTSAFKHIQQLLTQQKHLLLAEWKSLQMTTVKRQEEHTSKFSEDVAHLDSLIAEAEERCQQPPTEFLQDVKSTLTRFKKRKFEGSMKTSSELEQSLDSLIRKNIAVAETLQKCEDTLSEIDRGQWESLVDSGTATSSKVWSRWQSLISSKCVLFQLIGPVLHSRKGVLN; translated from the exons ATGATGTTCTCAGACGAGGCAGCTGTAAAACTTCAAGGAGAACTTTCTTGCTCCATCTGCCTGGAGTATTTCAGTGATCCAGTGTCAATACACTGTGGGCATAACTTCTGCCATGCTTGCATCACCAAATACTGGGACCTAATGAAGAAAAAGGCCTTCCCTTGTCCTCGATGCAGAGAAACTAGCAGGAAGAAAATCCTTAAGCCAAACAGGGAGCTGAAGAACATTGGTGAAATAGTACCAATGCTGAATGtaaaagaaagaggagagagaatgtGCAAGAGGCACCAAGAGCCCCTGAAACTCTTTTGTAAAGATGACCAAACGCCCATCTGTGTGGTGTGTGACAAATCTAAAGAACACCAAGATCATATGGTACTTCCCATGGAGGAGGCCGCTCAGGATTACAAG AAACAAATCCAGGATCAGCTGCAGCATATGAAGCAacaaaaagaaacacttcttggATTTAGAGATATGGATGCAGCAAGGAGCAAGGAGTCTGTG GAAACAATAATATTTGAGATTCAGAAAACGACATCTGCTTTTAAGCATATCCAGCAGTTACTTACTCAACAGAAGCATTTGTTGTTGGCTGAGTGGAAATCACTGCAAATGACAACTGTGAAGAGGCAGGAAGAACACACCAGCAAGTTTTCAGAGGATGTAGCCCACCTGGACAGCCTCATTGCAGAGGCAGAAGAGAGATGCCAGCAGCCACCAACTGAGTTTTTACAA GATGTAAAAAGCACTTTGACAAG GTTCAAGAAGAGGAAATTTGAGGGATCAATGAAGACTTCTTCTGAACTGGAACAAAGCCTTGATTCTTTGATTAGAAAAAATATTGCAGTAGCCGAAACGCTGCAAAAATGTGAAG ACACTCTGTCTGAAATTGATAGAGGCCAGTGGGAATCTCTAGTGGATTCTGGAACAGCAACAAGTAGCAAAG TTTGGTCTAGGTGGCAATCTCTGATCTCTTCCAAATGTGTACTTTTCCAGCTGATCGGACCGGTTctgcactccagaaaaggagtgctgaactag